A genomic region of Mus musculus strain C57BL/6J chromosome 7, GRCm38.p6 C57BL/6J contains the following coding sequences:
- the Gpr4 gene encoding G-protein coupled receptor 4: MDNSTGTGEGCHVDSRVDHLFPPSLYIFVIGVGLPTNCLALWAAYRQVRQHNELGVYLMNLSIADLLYICTLPLWVDYFLHHDNWIHGPGSCKLFGFIFYSNIYISIAFLCCISVDRYLAVAHPLRFARLRRVKTAVAVSSVVWATELGANSAPLFHDELFRDRYNHTFCFEKFPMERWVAWMNLYRVFVGFLFPWALMLLCYRGILRAVQSSVSTERQEKVKIKRLALSLIAIVLVCFAPYHALLLSRSAVYLGRPWDCGFEERVFSAYHSSLAFTSLNCVADPILYCLVNEGARSDVAKALHNLLRFLASNKPQEMANASLTLETPLTSKRSTTGKSSGAVWAVPPTAQGDQVPLKVLLPPAQ; the protein is encoded by the coding sequence GCACGGGCACAGGGGAGGGCTGCCATGTGGACTCTCGAGTGGACCACCTCTTCCCACCATCTCTCTACATCTTCGTCATCGGGGTGGGGCTGCCCACCAACTGCCTGGCCCTGTGGGCAGCCTACCGGCAGGTGCGCCAACACAATGAGCTGGGCGTCTACCTGATGAACTTGAGCATTGCAGACCTGCTGTACATCTGCACTTTGCCGCTGTGGGTCGACTACTTCCTCCACCATGACAACTGGATCCACGGCCCTGGCTCCTGCAAGCTCTTTGGCTTCATCTTCTACAGCAACATCTATATCAGCATCGCCTTCCTGTGCTGCATCTCCGTGGACCGCTACCTGGCTGTGGCTCATCCTCTGCGCTTTGCACGCCTGCGCCGGGTCAAGACAGCAGTGGCTGTGAGCTCTGTGGTCTGGGCCACGGAGCTGGGCGCCAATTCAGCACCGCTCTTCCATGATGAGCTGTTTCGTGATCGCTACAACCACACCTTCTGCTTTGAGAAGTTCCCCATGGAGCGTTGGGTGGCCTGGATGAATCTGTACCGCGTCTTTGTGGGCTTCCTCTTCCCCTGGGCACTCATGTTGCTGTGCTACCGTGGCATCCTGAGGGCAGTGCAGAGCAGTGTGTCCACCGAGCGCCAGGAGAAAGTCAAGATCAAACGTCTGGCCCTGAGCCTCATCGCCATTGTGCTGGTGTGCTTTGCGCCTTACCATGCTCTCCTGCTGTCTCGCAGCGCCGTCTACCTGGGCCGGCCCTGGGACTGTGGCTTCGAGGAGCGAGTCTTTTCTGCCTACCACAGCTCCCTGGCCTTCACCAGCCTCAATTGTGTGGCTGACCCCATCCTCTACTGCCTGGTCAACGAGGGTGCCCGCAGTGATGTGGCCAAGGCCCTGCACAACCTCCTCCGCTTCCTGGCCAGCAACAAGCCCCAGGAGATGGCCAATGCTTCCCTCACCCTGGAGACACCCTTGACCTCCAAGAGGAGCACCACCGGCAAGTCGTCCGGGGCTGTCTGGGCAGTGCCTCCGACTGCCCAGGGGGACCAGGTGCCACTGAAGGTGCTGCTGCCCCCGGCACAGTGA